In Chondrinema litorale, a single window of DNA contains:
- a CDS encoding IS110 family transposase: MKKKITMEVVNPLAAGIDVGSRSHFVSIGQTKEDVREFGVYTKDHNAMIEWLKKAKITTVAMESTGSYWQTLFSALQLAEFEVILVNGRDVKNVKGKKTDMLDCIWIQKLHSLGLLRGSYLPDEHTRELHTYCLYRQKLIEQSSKYINRIQKNLRLMNIRLDVAINDITGKTGSAILNAILLGERNPKTLSELADVRVKKSKEEIAKSLDGEWKDDLLYVIKDCWQTYQYYQDRIRDLDICVENTLKKGLNIIKKVKLPDVGMKQLSKNDPKFDLRSLAYQILGIDLYQIGGVRNGTVLTVLSTLGSGINKFPTSKHFVSWLRLAPNNKISGGKILSSRTQKGKNQLSISLRRAANAIGNTKTHPLKKFFSRIAYKKGRGAAITATARKLAVIIYRMLLYKEDFNPGLHANEERERLKKIIAVRKKVAALNLTDAEKGAIFT; encoded by the coding sequence ATGAAAAAGAAAATCACAATGGAGGTAGTTAATCCCCTTGCAGCCGGTATTGATGTAGGTTCTAGAAGTCATTTTGTAAGTATTGGTCAAACAAAAGAAGATGTTAGAGAATTTGGTGTATATACCAAAGATCATAATGCAATGATTGAGTGGTTAAAGAAAGCTAAGATTACTACGGTAGCCATGGAAAGTACAGGTAGTTATTGGCAAACATTATTTAGTGCATTACAATTGGCAGAATTTGAGGTAATACTGGTTAATGGCAGGGATGTAAAAAATGTGAAAGGTAAAAAGACAGATATGTTAGATTGTATTTGGATTCAAAAACTACACAGTCTGGGGCTTTTAAGAGGTAGTTATTTACCTGATGAACATACTCGAGAATTGCATACCTATTGTTTATATAGACAGAAATTAATAGAACAAAGCTCCAAGTATATAAATAGAATACAGAAGAATCTTCGCTTAATGAATATTAGGTTAGATGTTGCTATCAATGATATTACAGGTAAAACTGGTTCTGCTATCCTTAATGCTATTCTTTTAGGAGAGAGAAATCCCAAAACACTTTCAGAACTAGCAGATGTAAGGGTCAAAAAAAGTAAAGAAGAAATTGCTAAATCTTTAGATGGGGAATGGAAAGACGACCTACTATATGTTATTAAAGACTGTTGGCAAACTTATCAATATTACCAAGACAGAATTCGAGACCTAGATATTTGCGTAGAAAATACACTAAAAAAGGGGCTTAATATTATTAAAAAAGTAAAACTTCCAGATGTTGGAATGAAACAGCTAAGTAAAAATGATCCAAAATTTGATTTACGTTCACTGGCCTATCAGATACTTGGCATAGATCTATATCAAATTGGAGGGGTTCGAAATGGGACAGTATTAACAGTTTTGAGCACATTGGGAAGTGGAATTAATAAATTTCCTACCTCTAAACACTTTGTGAGTTGGCTAAGGTTAGCTCCTAATAATAAAATAAGTGGTGGCAAAATATTAAGTAGTAGGACTCAAAAAGGGAAAAATCAGTTGAGCATTTCACTTAGAAGAGCTGCTAATGCAATTGGAAATACTAAAACTCACCCACTTAAAAAGTTTTTTTCTAGAATCGCTTACAAAAAAGGTAGAGGTGCAGCTATTACTGCTACTGCCAGAAAATTAGCTGTAATTATTTATAGGATGCTTCTCTATAAAGAGGACTTCAATCCAGGACTCCATGCGAATGAGGAAAGGGAAAGGCTGAAAAAGATCATAGCAGTCAGGAAAAAAGTGGCAGCATTGAACCTTACTGATGCCGAAAAGGGAGCTATTTTCACTTAG